The following coding sequences lie in one Miscanthus floridulus cultivar M001 chromosome 9, ASM1932011v1, whole genome shotgun sequence genomic window:
- the LOC136480060 gene encoding uncharacterized mitochondrial protein AtMg00860-like codes for MELDKFVVVFIDDILVYSATAEEHEQHLRVVLEKLRQNQLYAKFSKCEFWLEEVAFLGHILTAEGVVVDPAKIEAVKEWEQPHNATNIWNFLRLVGYYRRFIENFSMIGKPMTNLLKKTNQFEWMPECEKSF; via the coding sequence atggagctggataagtttgtggtggtattcatcgatgacattcttgtCTATTCGGCCACTGCAGAAGAACATGAGCAGCATCTGAGAGTAGTGCTAGAGAAGCTGAGACAGAATCAGTTGTacgccaagttcagcaagtgtgaattttggcttgaagaagttgccttcttaggtcACATTCTTACTGCTGAGGGAGTAGTTGTTGATCccgccaagattgaagctgtaaaAGAATGGGAACAACCCCACAATGCGACTAATATCTGGAATTTCCTTAGGTTGGTAGGATATTATCGCCGCTTCATTGAGAACTTTTCCATGATAGGCAAGCCAATGACCAACCTTTTGAAGAAGACTAATCAGTTTGAGTGGATGCCCGAGTGCGAGAAAAGCTTCTAG